The Gemmatimonadaceae bacterium DNA segment GCCGCCGTGTCCTTGGTCACGTCGGAGCCGGACCCCATCGCGATGCCGATGTTGGCCCGCTTGAGCGCCGGCGCGTCGTTGACGCCGTCGCCCGTCACCGCCACGAAATGGCCTGCCGCCTGCATCGCCTCCACGATGTGCAGCTTCTGGAGGGGCGCGACGCGGGCGAACACGCGGCCGCCGGCCACCAGCGCGGCCACCCGGGCCTGATCCTGCTGCGCCTCCTGCAGCATCGTGCCGGTCACCACCTGCCCCTCGTGGTCGGCGATGCCGAGGTCCTGCGCAATCGCGAACGCGGTGCGCGGATGGTCCCCCGTCACCATCGCCACGCTGACGCCGGCCGCGCGGCACTGCGCCACGGCCACGCGCGCCTCGGGACGAGGCGGGTCGATCAAGCCGACGAGCCCCAACAGGACCAGCGGCGGCAACGTGCCGTCATCGAAGGGTGCGCCGGCATCGGACGCGAGGCGGCCGCGCGCCACCGCAATGAATCGCTCGCCCGCACCCGACATCGCGTCGGCCTGCGCCTCTACAGCTGCCGCGTCGAGCGGCACCAGCCCGTCCACCGTCTGCATATGTGTGCAGCGCGACAGCAAGCGCTCCATCGCACCCTTCACCGACACCTCGATGCCGGTGGCGTCCTGGTGGAACGCCGCCGCGTAGGCGCGCTCGGACTCGAAGGGAATCTCGCCAACGGCGCGCAGGCCCAGCGTCGCCGCCTCCGGCGTCACCGCCAGCTTGCGGCCCAACGCCAGCAGGGCCACATCGACTGCGTCCCCCTCGTACATCCACGCGTCGCCGTCCGGCTCGAGGCGCCCCTCATTGCAGCGCACCACCGCCTGCGCCAGGCGCTCCACGGCCGCGCGCTCGGACGCTGAGACCGCTGCGGCATCCCGATGCTCGACCTCACCGCTGGCGTTGTACCCCTCGCCGCTCACGTGCAGCGTGGCGCCACCCGGCAAGGCCAGCGAGCGCACCGTCTGGCGGTTCACCGTCAGCGTGCCCGTCTTGTCGCTGGCGATCATCGTGCAGCTGCCCAAGCCTTCCACCGCCGTGAGCTTGCGCACGATCACGCGTCGCCGGGCCATCCGGTTGGTCGCGATGCTGAGCGCCACCGTCACCGCCACCGGCAACCCCTCCGGAATCGCCGAGACCGCCAACGCCACCGCGAGGAAGAACACCTCCGACGGCGCCACGCCGCGCGAGAGCGCTACCGCCGCCATCCCCGCGCAGGCCGCGACCACGACGATGCTGATCTGCCGGGCGAAGACCTCCATCCGCTGCACCAACGGCGACTTGGACGCGGACTCTTCGGCCACGCTGCGCGCGATCTTCCCCACCTCAGTGGCCGTGCCCGTGGCGATCACCACGCCCGTGGCGCGACCCGTCAGCACGGTCGCACCGGCGAAGGCGTGGTTCCTGCGATCCCCGAGCGGCGCGTCGGCCGCCACCGCATCGGTGCGTTTGCGGATGGGGACCGACTCGCCGGTGAGAAAGGCTTCGTCCACGTCGAGTCCGCTCACCCGAAGGAGCCGCAGGTCGGCAGGGACCCGATTGCCGGACTCGAGGAGCACGATGTCGCCCGGCACCAGGTCCTCGGCGGGGATCTGCCGCTCGCGGCCGTCGCGCCGCACCCGGGCCTTCACCTGCAGCAAACCCTGCAGTGCCGCCGCGCTCTGCTCGGCCCGCCACTCCTGGAACGCGCCGAGCCCGGCGTTCAGCGCGACCACCACGAGGATGAAGCCGGCATCCACGAAGTCCTGCAGCACCAGCGCCACGGCCGCGGCGGCCAGCAGGATGTAGATGAGCGGGCTCAGGAACTGGTGCAGCACCACCTGGACGAGCGTGACCTTCGGTGGCGCCGGCAGGGTGTTTGCGCCGTAGCGCGCACGCCGCTCGGCGACCTCCGCCTCCGTCAGGCCGCGTTCATCGGGGTGCACGGTAGAACGAGTTGTTGATCAGCGAGTTGGCGTAGTGCTGCACATACGCCAGCAAGCGCAGCCCCAACTCCTCCTCGAGGGCGTCGGGCAGATCCGCTGCTTCATCCCCCGTGTGCTCGCCGCGGTACGCCAGCACGCGCTGCGACCCGCTCGGCATCCGCTCGAGCACGCCCTCGGGCCGCACGATCCAGTAGGTCTGGTCCGTGGTCAACACGGCCTCTCCGGGCTGCGAGGAGAACAGCGAGCGGCCGAAGCGCGGCACGCGCTCCGGCCGCACCCCCGCATAGTCGAGGATGGTCGGGAAGAGGTCCACGTGCTGCGTCACCCGATCCGTTTCCAGTGCCGGCAGGCGCCCCGCCGGGTGGTACAGCAGCGTCGGGACCATATAGCGTCCCAGCGGCGTGTCGTAGCGCGCCGAGCGCAGCGGCGGCGTGTGGTCTCCGGTGATCACGAAGAGCGTGTTCTCGAACCACGGCTGCGTACGCGCGGCCTCGAAGAATCGCCGCACCGCGAGGTCCACGTAGGCGACGCTCTGGTGGATCTCACGCGAACCCGCCGGGAGGCTAGCGGCGTACTGCGGCGGCACGCGGTACGGGTGGTGCGTGCTGATCGTGAACATCGTCGCGAACCACGGCTCCTGGAACGTGCCGACCTGCCGCACCGCGAACTGCAGGGCCTCCTCGTCGTAGAGGCCCCAGTGGCCGTCGAAGGCATCGTCACGCACGTCTTCGGGGAAGCGCTCCAGCGGATAGAAGTCGCGCACGCCCGACATCGCCGCGATTGCGTCGAAGTACATCGTGCCCTTCGGCGCGCCGTGGAAGAAGCTGGTGTGGTAACCGGCCTCCTCCAAGAAGTGGCCCAGCCCGAGCCACTGGTTGCCTTGGTACTCGCTCACGGCGATGCTGCGCCCCATATAGAGCGGCACGCCGAGCAGGATGCTGGGCAGCGCGTCCATCGAACGGCGCCCGTTGGCGAAGGACTGCGTGTAGAAGGCGCCGTGGCGGCTCAGCGAATCGAGAAAGGGAGTCAGCTCCGGCGCCTCGCGGTCGTCCCCGCCCCAGAACTCGGTACCGAAGCTCTCGAGGATCAACAACACGACGTTCTGGGCCTGCGGCAGCGGCGACGCCTGCATCCGCTCGGCGAAGCCGTAGGAGGTCGCCAACAGCGAATCGACGGCAGCATCGCTGGCAAAATGCTGCACCGGCGCCAGTTGCCGCTGCCGCGGCGACTGCAGCATCGTGAACGCCGAGTTCAGCGTGAGGATGCCGACCTCGTGCGAGCCGCTCTGGAAGGCGTGGATCGGATTGAGCGGCTTCTTCTGCGCGCCGCCACGCGCCGCGAGCACGGTCAGCGCCAGCACGGCGACGACGGCCGCGGCGCTCCGCAGCAGGCGGCGCGGCATCGGCGCCGCCATCTCCGATCGCTGCTGCGGATAGAACAGCACCAGCGCCACGAGCAAGCCGAGACCGAGCGCGGTGAGCCCCGCGAAGTTCAGGAACAGCTGGTCCGCCTGCGCCGTGGCTTCGCCCGACAGCGCCCACACGTCCATCGTCACCCGCGTGCCGGTGAACGGGTAGTAGCCGACGTCGCCCATATTGATCACCGTCGCCGCGCCGTTCACGGCCACGAACAGAGCCTTCAACGAGCGCTGGTACCACTGCCGCGCCAGCAGCGACGCCGGAACCAGCGAGAGCAGGATGAACGGGATGTTGCTGTATGCGATCGCCGAAGCGTCAAATCGCAGGCCGTGCACGAAGGCCATCGCCACATCGCTGCCGGCAGCCTTCGCGAAGCTCGC contains these protein-coding regions:
- a CDS encoding HAD-IC family P-type ATPase, which gives rise to MHPDERGLTEAEVAERRARYGANTLPAPPKVTLVQVVLHQFLSPLIYILLAAAAVALVLQDFVDAGFILVVVALNAGLGAFQEWRAEQSAAALQGLLQVKARVRRDGRERQIPAEDLVPGDIVLLESGNRVPADLRLLRVSGLDVDEAFLTGESVPIRKRTDAVAADAPLGDRRNHAFAGATVLTGRATGVVIATGTATEVGKIARSVAEESASKSPLVQRMEVFARQISIVVVAACAGMAAVALSRGVAPSEVFFLAVALAVSAIPEGLPVAVTVALSIATNRMARRRVIVRKLTAVEGLGSCTMIASDKTGTLTVNRQTVRSLALPGGATLHVSGEGYNASGEVEHRDAAAVSASERAAVERLAQAVVRCNEGRLEPDGDAWMYEGDAVDVALLALGRKLAVTPEAATLGLRAVGEIPFESERAYAAAFHQDATGIEVSVKGAMERLLSRCTHMQTVDGLVPLDAAAVEAQADAMSGAGERFIAVARGRLASDAGAPFDDGTLPPLVLLGLVGLIDPPRPEARVAVAQCRAAGVSVAMVTGDHPRTAFAIAQDLGIADHEGQVVTGTMLQEAQQDQARVAALVAGGRVFARVAPLQKLHIVEAMQAAGHFVAVTGDGVNDAPALKRANIGIAMGSGSDVTKDTAALIVTDDNFASIEAGVEEGRFAYGNIRKVTYLLISMGAAEVLLFVVALLLGLPLPLLAVQLLWLNLVTNGIQDVALAFEGGEPGAMARPPRPPSEGIFNFQMIRQVVLSGVTMGAVTAAYWYALLAMGMPEASARNQLLMMFVLMQNVHVFNCRSEQVSAFRVPLSRNWVLVGGVAAALSLHVAATYLPFTQRLLRLEPLQPVQWMYPLALAFSVLAVMELYKAVKRRRELAAA
- a CDS encoding LTA synthase family protein, with product MQTIRRRLSAALQSPEGILLARLALVAAVYTAVRLVFYIEHRASFAKAAGSDVAMAFVHGLRFDASAIAYSNIPFILLSLVPASLLARQWYQRSLKALFVAVNGAATVINMGDVGYYPFTGTRVTMDVWALSGEATAQADQLFLNFAGLTALGLGLLVALVLFYPQQRSEMAAPMPRRLLRSAAAVVAVLALTVLAARGGAQKKPLNPIHAFQSGSHEVGILTLNSAFTMLQSPRQRQLAPVQHFASDAAVDSLLATSYGFAERMQASPLPQAQNVVLLILESFGTEFWGGDDREAPELTPFLDSLSRHGAFYTQSFANGRRSMDALPSILLGVPLYMGRSIAVSEYQGNQWLGLGHFLEEAGYHTSFFHGAPKGTMYFDAIAAMSGVRDFYPLERFPEDVRDDAFDGHWGLYDEEALQFAVRQVGTFQEPWFATMFTISTHHPYRVPPQYAASLPAGSREIHQSVAYVDLAVRRFFEAARTQPWFENTLFVITGDHTPPLRSARYDTPLGRYMVPTLLYHPAGRLPALETDRVTQHVDLFPTILDYAGVRPERVPRFGRSLFSSQPGEAVLTTDQTYWIVRPEGVLERMPSGSQRVLAYRGEHTGDEAADLPDALEEELGLRLLAYVQHYANSLINNSFYRAPR